Part of the Ziziphus jujuba cultivar Dongzao chromosome 8, ASM3175591v1 genome is shown below.
ATTCTAACATATGGTTTCCATATTTCCCTTAAATTATATTCACACCTCTCTTGTTGATTATTGAAATGATGTTTTAACAATTTTTCAGTACTTGTCACCATCACAATAATACCATAATTAACAAATagtcccccccccaaaaaaaaaaaaaaaaaaaaggttagttACAGTAGAAATAATGATTCCATAGtgataagaacaaaaaatattcttatagcaattccatgacctattctgatatgaccaaaaaaaaaggaatctctaatatataattgtattattcttttataataatatatatatatatatatatattttgtcgcTATGCAGCAACGAGCAAGTGAACACTCAACTACCACTGGGGCCCAGCCAcactagccaaaaaaaaatacccATAAAAAAAGCAAGTGAACACTCCATCGTTTTCCACCATTAAAACAACGAATTATGATATTTAACACCAActtgtatgtgtatatatatatatatatatatataaatatatagcaaAGCAAAAATCCAAATGTGTGTCAAAAGGTATCTTTCAAgaggaggaagaaaaaaatcacTTAATTAGAATGTAATCGACATAATTAAGCTCCTTCTTACATTGTCTGTGTGTGATTATATATCTGAACTTGGAAAGGATACCAAGCATGAGCAAACTAATGGATCCAAATATTGAAGATAGAAACATGAATGCAGAAAAGGAATTGGGTTGGGGGAAATCTTTACCGGTACCAAGTGTCCAAGAGATGGTGAAGAATGATTCTGAGGGTGTTCCTGAAAGGTATATAAAAGAATACCAAGACTGGCCAATAGATTCCACCTTCTCCCCCAATATGTTCGACAATATCCCAGTCATAAATTTCGCGCTGCTTGTTAGTGGAGATGGAGATGAGCTAAACAAGCTAGATTCTGCTTGCAAGGAGTGGGGTTTCTTCCaggtatattatataatattgatctCACAAATTATTGCAAAATCTTCTATATTTGAAACTCTgctatgattaattttataaatggtGTTTGGTTTTTTGCCTTTTACTAGCTGATAAACCATGGTGTGGAAGTAGAGGTTTTAAGCAATATGAAGGCCGCTGTGGCAGCATTTTTTTATCTCCCACttgaagacaaaaaaaattatgcaatgGCTGAGAATGATATTCAAGGATATGGCCAAGTACATGTGGTTTCAGAACATCAAAAGCTAGATTGGTGTGATATGTCATTCTTGATAACTCAACCACCCGAATATCGAAACTTCAAGTTCTGGCCCACCACATTACCAGGCTTCAAGTATGTTAAGCTTCTTCATTTAGACTATGAAATTTCTCTATCTTAGTTCCTTTTTGAGGGCTGAAATCTATTTCTTACCCACAATTTGTTATGTTCTTAAAACAGAGAGGCAGTCGATGAATACTCGAAAGAAGTAGAGAAAGTGTCTGTGGAGATCTGTGAATGTCTTTCACGATTGATGGGTTTGGATAAACATGGTTTGAAAAGGTTGCATGGAGTAATGAAACAATCAATGAGACTGAACTACTATCCGCGGTGCTCCAGGCCTGACCTTGTTCTTGGTGTTAGTCCACATTCTGATGGAGGATCAATTACCTTTCTTCTGCAGGATGATGAGATCACTGCTCTGCAAATCAAGTACAAGGAAAGATGGCTTCCCGTAAAGCCAATTCCAAATGCATTGGTCGTCAATGTCGGTGATGCTCTTGAGGTACTTTTACTCAAAAAGAGTTAAACGAACTTGAAGCcaatattttcctaattgaACCTTTTGTACTAGAAATGTCTTTTCAGCGAGTACaagctttttcctttttttttttattgaaaaaaaaaaaaaaaaaaaaaaggctaaagaTTTTATGGTGGTTTTTCAGGCTTGGAGCAATGGGGTTTACAGGAGCATTGAGCACAGAGCTGTCACGaataccaaaaaagaaagaatttccATTGCAACATTCGTACTTCCAGATGAGGGGGCTCAAATTGGTCCTGTGGAATCAATGATGGTTGATCGGCCAAGACTGTACAGAAATGTTAAGTTTCTGGATTACCTTAAACAGTTGTTAGACAAGAAATTGGATGGAAAATCTCACACCAGCTTTCTCAAGTTAGAAAAGGAGTTATGAATTGTGGttgcttttttttcattttcctactTTGTGTCTAGTGCTAATTTCTCTGGAGTACTCCAATATGGAAACTTGATGTTTAAAATTTCTCTGTTTGAGGGATTATATAATTTACTTGTTCATGTCTTAAGTTGTATTACGTAGTATTGATCAAGGTTTGATATAACAACCTAATGGCAAAGCTATTGTTTTCTTATACGATAAATTTAAATGCAAATCATGGTAACCTAGGTTAAAAGGTAGTATTGATTATGACAAGAAGTTTTTTACTGAATCTCGAATCATCCATTCTTTCTTGAAAAGcctattttcactttttaatgTTGGATCCACCAATATAATGGCTATATAACTGTGtataatctaaaatatattttccattttccatAAAATAGCCTAACTTCCCCTGTTTGATTCTTGAAATGATGCTTTAACAATTGTTAAGCATTTGTCTTCATCAAAACTTAGGAGACCATAATTAACAAAGTTTCTTACAAAAAAGTAAGTCTGAAGGGAAATACTTCAATACACCCAGTGTATACATCATTTCTCTCTCATTGTGTGGAGCTCATCCTATCTGAGATAAAGGGTGTATACACCTAGAGTGAAGAATATTTCAAGTTTCAATTGTATTAAGGTgtcatacaaataaaaaaacacttcAATACTCTGTGTGTATACACTCGTATAGAACCCACATCCTATGTGAAAGAGAGGGTATATACATCTGAAATATTAAAGAATCTCTCCATAGAGTTATAAGCACAGAAAAATTGTTATAGCAACTCCATGATCTATTCTAATCTGACCAGTAAAAGCAAAACTCTGATATATATTAGGGTTAAATTCATAAACACCCATCCAGACTTGGTATGATTCCATATTAGACCCCATGATTCTAAAAGTATCACAAATAGCCCTTACCTTTAATGAAAGGGATAATTTCAACTGCACTTCTCCAAATTTGCTCTAATTCAATTTCATTCCTCCAACTTTTTAATACTTCAACTACAGTCCCTATTTTAAACAAACATTTATTTAGAAGATCCTATCTGCAACTTCAATTACATTTATATCccttgatttaaatattaatttagaaagaaaaaaaaatcacttttccactttaataaatatttattgcatatgattaaattaataaaaccaagataaaattaataaagccaaagataatcaacaaaatttaaatgttaaatataaattttataagaaatttaagaaaattaacgtttgttttataaatttataaataaaattaataaaagtgacaaacaaaaaaaaaagttttgtatAATGAAGTTTATAAATAAGCTTATTTAGttctcaaaatttacaaatttataagTAAATTTATTTAGTTCCTTTTACAGAGCTTCTTGGATCATTGTAGAATTTCTTAAATCTGCTGTTCCATCCTAAAGGGTCAGAATTAACTTCTTCAACCACCAGTTCAGCATTTAAAAACCATAGcagcatattaaattttttccttTACAACAATTTTTGTAGCCCATTCAAGAAAACCTATTGATGAGGGGTATTATTGTTACAGATTttggacccaaaaaaacaaaactctccGAAAGTCATCCATAACCACAAATGCAAGAACTGATTGTCCTTCCTAATCCAAAATTCCTAAACCTTTTAAGAGATGCTCTACATGAATTTTAACCACATCCTCTAAAAACTCAATCACTACATTTAATTTCTTCACATTGCTTGAACGGGAGAGTCTCATTTTTCAAGTTCCAAGCAAAACAAAAGAGGGTCTCAAGAAAAACCATGATGAACTCCTTTTTCGTGGATTCAAATTAGCAACTTTGAAATACAATGAAtccgaaaattaaaaaaaattaaaaataaaaacaatgagaACCAATCAATGTAATCCCCTTCTAGATGTgtactaaaactaaaaatttataaaaatctaccAAAAGGGTCAGTGaaagaatatattaatatcCTATAGAATATCCAACCATCAAGTCTCGCCATGGCTTTTCTTTCCCGCTCCAATGGAGAAAACTCACTGGATTTGGATGCAAAGACCTGCCAACTTCCCGTACATTAGCACCGCCGAGTCTGTGCTTGTTCTAGCTGTCATCAATAGCTTCCATGTTTCCAGCAAAAACCAGCAAGAATGGGAAGAGATCTACAAACGCCATGGTAGAGAAAGGGAAAAACAAAGAGGGacggaaggagagagagagagagagggagagaaaaaaTTACACAGAAAGCACAGGGAGTTGGCTACTCGCCACACTCTTCCTGGGTTACAAAGGCATAAAAAGCTACTAGGGAGGGAACTTAGAGACAAAATACCACAAATAGTGTGTTTAAACCAACTGCAGACATAATTCGCTAAGATATTTTCCTCTCGAGGGCCAAACTAAATGAACTTCCTGGAACTCTTTCTTTAAGAGCAGAATGTCAAAAATGATTCCTGCAGCTGCCCAATGAATGGATTGATATTCTGGATTGTTTATGCCTTGGATTATGCTCCTTGCATTTGATTCACACCAGATCGTGTTCCAGCCTTCTTCTTTTGCTAATATCAATCCCTGCAGCACTCCAAAGGCTTCAACCACTTCCGGAATATCTGATTGACATTTGACTGCCTTGATTTTTAGTAATTTGCCCTGCTGGTCTCTGGCTACTGCTGCTATCATGTTTGACCCGTCACTTATTTCTGCATCTGTATTTGTTTTGATGCACTGTTGAGGGTGATTTCCTCCTTGCTGGCCTGCTGTGGATCATGCTCTGGCTTTCCGAGCAATTCTTGGCTACATTTTTTGCATCTTGAAATCTGATTTTCAACCTAATCATAATATCATCTAAAGAGAAGggtttgttttcaaaaatagcaaaattccttattttccaaatttgatcCAAGATTAGAGTGGCATAAAGGAAGAACTCTTCTTGGTCATCTACATGGACTGGGAGCACTCTGGTCGAATTAGCTAAGACCATAAATTTCTCTTCTAGAGAAAgattatgtgtgtatatataaatatattttaaatgtgcaattacatattttttcaatcttcTTTATAGACTCTTTTTTTCAATCTTCTTCATAGACTCTTTTGTATTTTAtacattgttatttattgttttagatttttttttttcaatgtgtttttctatatatatattttaataatctcGCAATTAGCAGGTAAGGCAtgagcaaaaatatatatatttttaaatattttataatattatatatttttcaaaatatttttgttttaaaaatataaaatgactCGTTTATTCTTTGACCGTtaattttaactaaaaaaacaaacgataaaaactataattgaAATGATGTAGAGGATAGTTTTTAATGGTTTAACACTTTTATTTATACAATCATAGCATGGAGATAACAGGGATTTaagaataatttgtaatttttagaaaaaagaaactataattgaaatatcaaaaaattgaaGGACTATTTTAAATTAGAGCAAACATAAGGACTGAGTTGAAATTATCCCTTCATGAAAATCTGTTAAACTTAACATCGTTGGACTATAATAGTCGAAGGACTTATGCAAAGTGATGTGGGCGTTGGCTTCCTCCAGAGTTCCTTCCAAACACCACCGCTCAAACAGATAAAAGGAGATCCGAAAGGaggggagagaggagagagattATAGATTTCTGAGAGTTGAAGATGGATAGAGATAATGTAAAAGTTGAAGATGGAGGCACAAAGGCAGATAAGGAACTGGGTTGGGGAAAATCTTTACCGGTACCAAGTGTCCAAGAGATGGTGAAGAATGATTCTGAGAGTGTTCCTGaaagatatataaaagaataccAAGACAGGCCAATAGATTCCACCCTCTCTCCCAATATGTTCGACAATATCCCAGTCATAGATTTCTCTTTGCTTGTTAGTGGAGATGGAGATAAGCTAAACAAGCTAGATTCTGCGTGCAAGGAGTGGGGTTTCTTCCAggtatattatacatattaatctcacaaattatTGCAAAATCTTCAATATTTGAAACTCTGCTacgattaattttatatatggtgtttggtttttttttgttttcctagcTAATAAACCATGGTGTGGAAGTAGAGGTTTTAAACAGTATGAAGGCTGCTGTGGCAGCATTTTTTGATCTCCCACTTGAAGAGAAAAAGAAGTATGCAATGGCTGAGAATGATATTCAAGGATATGGCCAAGCATATGTGGTTTCAGAACATCAAAAGCTAGATTGGTGTGATATTTCATTCTTGATAACTCAACCACCCGAATATCGAAACTTCAAGTACTGGCCCACCACATTACCAGGCTTCAAGTATGTTAGCTTCTTCATCTAGAGTATGAAATTTCTCTACTCTTAGTTCCTTTTTGAGGGCTGAAATCTATTTCTTACCCACCATTTGTTTCGCTTTTAAAACAGAGAGGCAGTCGATGAATACTCGAAAGAAGTAGAGAGAGTGACTGTGGCGATCTGTGAATGTCTTTCACGATTGATGGGTTTGGATAAACATGGTTTGAAAAGGTTGCATGGAGTAATGAAACAATCAATGAGAC
Proteins encoded:
- the LOC107413398 gene encoding S-norcoclaurine synthase 1, giving the protein MSKLMDPNIEDRNMNAEKELGWGKSLPVPSVQEMVKNDSEGVPERYIKEYQDWPIDSTFSPNMFDNIPVINFALLVSGDGDELNKLDSACKEWGFFQLINHGVEVEVLSNMKAAVAAFFYLPLEDKKNYAMAENDIQGYGQVHVVSEHQKLDWCDMSFLITQPPEYRNFKFWPTTLPGFKEAVDEYSKEVEKVSVEICECLSRLMGLDKHGLKRLHGVMKQSMRLNYYPRCSRPDLVLGVSPHSDGGSITFLLQDDEITALQIKYKERWLPVKPIPNALVVNVGDALEAWSNGVYRSIEHRAVTNTKKERISIATFVLPDEGAQIGPVESMMVDRPRLYRNVKFLDYLKQLLDKKLDGKSHTSFLKLEKEL
- the LOC107413421 gene encoding S-norcoclaurine synthase 1-like yields the protein MDRDNVKVEDGGTKADKELGWGKSLPVPSVQEMVKNDSESVPERYIKEYQDRPIDSTLSPNMFDNIPVIDFSLLVSGDGDKLNKLDSACKEWGFFQLINHGVEVEVLNSMKAAVAAFFDLPLEEKKKYAMAENDIQGYGQAYVVSEHQKLDWCDISFLITQPPEYRNFKYWPTTLPGFKEAVDEYSKEVERVTVAICECLSRLMGLDKHGLKRLHGVMKQSMRLNYYPRCSRTDLVLGVSPHSDAGSMTFLLQDDEITALQIKYKERWLPVKPIPNTLVVNVGDALEAWSNGVYRSIEHRAVTNTKKERISIAAFVLPDDEVQIGPVDSMMVDRPRLYRNVKFLDYLKHFLDKNLDGKSHTSFLKLEKEL